In the genome of Clostridia bacterium, the window TACTTGTAAAATCCTAACGCACATAAACCCAACGTCCTGTTGGTATGTGCTAGATTTACATCACGTAAATCTTACGGATTTTCCTACGTATCAAGCTCTATTCTGTTACCCAAAGACTTATAAGTGTTCGCTGATATACAAAGTTAATGCTTCCCTAATCGATACTTAGCTTTCATCTGCTGAGTAAGTAATTGGTAAAGCAGCCTTGTTAATAAGCCAAAGTATGCTTATACAGAAATTGTTAATGGCACTTAGGAGCGTAGCCTTAGAAAAATCGTATACGAGGAAGGACGCCGAGTAAGCCTTCCAAGGCCAAGGACGGCCTTTGGAAGGCGTTAGATTTTTCTTAGGCGCAGCGGATTAGTGCCATCAATTTTTGTATACTCATAAGTGGCTATTAACATGGCTGCTTTTCTGTAGCGATTTTCTCAATTTAAAACCCGGCATAAATGCCGGGTCATAGAGCTTATTTCAGTTTTCCTATTTTATTTAATGGCCACAATCTGAACACAGCCTTGCCTTCCATGTAATCCCTGCCAATGAATCCAACCGATTCAAATCTGCTGTCCCGGCTATTCTCCCTGTTGTCCCCCATGACCATGTATTTATCCTCTGGGATTGTTGTTTTCACAAATCCGAAATCAGGTGTAGGAGATTGGGTAAAATCCGGCTCCAATGCCTTTCCGTCAATGTATACCTTGTTGTCCTTTATCTCAACAGTTTCACCCGGCAAGGCTACTACCCTCTTTATAAGGTTGAGATGCTCCAGCTTATCCTGCTCGCTGTCAATTACAACAATATCTCCTCTTTCAGGCTCACCTACCAAATAGTTTACTTTGGATATAATAAGTATCTGCCCCTCATGCAGGGTTGGCTCCATTGACACGCTCATTGCATATGCCGTACTGAATATATATGTTCTGAAAATAAATGCAAGCACTATTGCGAAAACAATTGTTTTTATCCATGAGTATATCTCTTTTTTCGTCTCTTCAGAAAACTTCATTTTACACTCCTTTTCTCATCTCTTATTAGGCTCGGCCTCAAACACAGACTGCAGAGCCACTATATCATAATAGTCATTTTGCTTAAGGATCTCAAAATACTTATCCCTGTCACCTGTCATTTTATTGTAGTGATATGCAAGGCATAGATTTGAGATAACGTTCAAATCACCACTGTCAAATTCATAGGCTTTTTTTGCATATTCCAGACCGGCCTCGACATTATTGCCCTCCAGCTCTATCTTGGAGAGGGCTGTCAAAGCCTGAGGATGCTCTTTATTGCTTTCAAGCACCTTATTACAGCACTCCGCAGCCTTTTCAAGCTGGCCTGTTTTTCTATATACTGCGGCAAGATTCAGATATGCGGAATAAAATTCTGGTTGAAGCTCAACTGTCTTGATGTATAATTTCTCGGCTTCAGAATATTTGCCCATATCAAAATTAATATTCGCCATATGAAAAATGCCCATTACATCATTTTTATTAGCGTCCAAATACTTTTCAAGCTTCTCAGCCGTACTCTCCAATTCTTCTTGTCCGTACAGCTTCAGTGCTTCTCCCAGCCCTTTGCTCTCGTAGTATATCGAATCCATCTTATCTACAATTCCGTTAACCTGACCGCTAAGACTTTTCGAGACTTTCTTTCCTGCAATTCGGTCTAAAAGCTCGCTGCATTCATCGATACGTTCATTGTAGAAATATGATATCGCAAGCCTCGCAAGTATTGAAGTGGACTCCGGAAACTGCTTCAAAACCTGTTCATATTCCTTTATTGCTGTTGAGTGCCTTCCATCCTTCTGAGCACTCCATCCCTGCTCATAGGCTATACCAGCTTTGAGCGCAGACGGAAATAGTATTATGGAAGAAATAAGCACAGCTATAATAAATAGTAAAGCGAGTTTTATCCACAAAGGCACCGGTTTCTTTGCCACTTAAACACCACCTATAAAATGTTCTTCCTTAATCCTACCGTATATATGAGCAAATATCA includes:
- the lepB gene encoding signal peptidase I; this translates as MKFSEETKKEIYSWIKTIVFAIVLAFIFRTYIFSTAYAMSVSMEPTLHEGQILIISKVNYLVGEPERGDIVVIDSEQDKLEHLNLIKRVVALPGETVEIKDNKVYIDGKALEPDFTQSPTPDFGFVKTTIPEDKYMVMGDNRENSRDSRFESVGFIGRDYMEGKAVFRLWPLNKIGKLK
- a CDS encoding tetratricopeptide repeat protein, which codes for MAKKPVPLWIKLALLFIIAVLISSIILFPSALKAGIAYEQGWSAQKDGRHSTAIKEYEQVLKQFPESTSILARLAISYFYNERIDECSELLDRIAGKKVSKSLSGQVNGIVDKMDSIYYESKGLGEALKLYGQEELESTAEKLEKYLDANKNDVMGIFHMANINFDMGKYSEAEKLYIKTVELQPEFYSAYLNLAAVYRKTGQLEKAAECCNKVLESNKEHPQALTALSKIELEGNNVEAGLEYAKKAYEFDSGDLNVISNLCLAYHYNKMTGDRDKYFEILKQNDYYDIVALQSVFEAEPNKR